The DNA region tgagcagcactagaatacgaaatttgacaaaattagttattaatgacggatcatggttatgatgcgtcactgatgaccattGGCAAAAGGGTTAAAATGATAAATAGCTGATTTCTATCACAGCTACGTGATAACAGAGGTGATAAGGTGGCTACATGCGCGAGGAGGATATCACGGATTCGATTCCCGTGGAACGCATacttaaaaaattgtaaaaaaatgtagcttgtgaggcatatgtgATGGGTCTGTGTTGGGATGgttcgggtgaaaaaatatttttttttgattttttttgtcaaaaaatattcatcggtcattaATGACGAGTCAatattacaacccgtcactgatgttcAATTAATAGTGAGAGATCACGGttacgatccatcactaatgactgaacattagtgacggatcttcAATAATAATAGgttatcacctatcactaataatttattattaataACATGATAAAAGTGACAGGTACAGGACCCAGCCACTAATATCTGTTTTCACCTATCACTGATAACTTCTTTTCTTATCACATAGTGAGATCCGAACAACTACGGTGAGGTCAGTACGGAGAAAACACTACCGACAAAAAATGAGTTAGATTTGAGAAAGAATGTCGGACTGGGTTGGAAAATTATTGTTTTGGTTTGAATCTAAAATATAACGTGCTGGTCATGGTTGGACTCAACTTAATAAGATAAATGAGTCGTGATAAACAGGTTGGGTGATAATAGGTTTGTGGCGGAGGGAAAGCACACAAGAACGATTATAGACTTATGTTAGGTTGGCTCTAGACGTGGTACACGTAACATTTATTTAAAGCCTGCAAATCTTTTATTTGGCACAAGTCCTCGACACACTGAACACAGATGTTGGGACCCGGCTATGCCGTTTGAAAGGCCGTCAGGAGACTTAGGATACATTTGCTTGAACCGATAACATTTAAAGTGAACTACTTCATACATGGTTCgattattttgaataaaaatcaGCTCTTGTTCTGTTCAGTACCAACTCACATGGATGACACGTTGCTGCAGGGAAGACGATCCCGACGGCCATCCTGACGCGCATCATGCGACTCGCGTTGCCGCCGAACGCCAAGGTTACCGGCGACGCAAAGGACGCCATGGACCGGAGTGTCAAGGAGTTTGCCGCGGCCGTCACCTGGACGGCCGTGCAGGAATGTAGGCGGGACCGGCGCGTGACCGTGACCGGCGACGACCTCATCGTCGCCATGggcagcctcggcctcggcgacTACGTCGGGCCCCTCCGCGCGTACCTGCGCCGCTATCGCGAGACTGTGGGCGTAATGCCGCGCGGCCGGCAGACCGTGCTGCTGCCAGCGCCGGCAGCCatgatgacggtggaggtggagatgCAACCACCGCCGCCGGAGACGAGTCTCGCGCTGAGCTTGGGCCTGCAGCCGCCGCAGGATGTCACGGAGCTTGGGCTCGATGCCGACGTGTATGCGGTGTGGCCTGGAGCAGCAGGGGCAGGAACCTCGCGGATGCCACCTGCTGGTGGCGAAGAGTGAACTGCTTAGAGATGGCAAATTTGGTTGACGGTACATGGAAACCTTGGTGATGAGAATAATCCTTGTTTTTTAGATCGACTAGTCTTTGGTGAATTCTAGGCTTTCCGGTGTACCTAAAATATGTTCTACTTCCGAAGAGGATGAACTATTTTACATCTAGTTTTCTATGATAGTAATGGTACCTTCTTGTCTATTGTTCTACTATTTGGTGCCTATGGATTTCTTCGCTAAAAATGGGATCCGATCTAGCAATTGGCTATGCGATAGTTGATATTTCAAACTTCATGTGGCTTGTTGTCTTATTCCCTTTGTGGTTTAACATCGAGTTGTAATTATATAATAATGCACTAGGCTTTGTGTATCTTATGATGTAGTGTCTGGAATAAttttctttattaaaaaaattgggtGGTGAGGTGCTTAGTTACTACTCGCTCTGTCTCACAATACATAACGTTTTAAATTAGACACATATATTAAGGTGAAATGTAAAATGATCATTTTATCCTATTTTATTACATATTGATCTATGAGTAATAAAAATGTAAGGTGATTGAAAATGAGATTTGCATTGAGAACGAGGGACTTAATGGAGGGATAAGATTGGAAAATCTAAGTTAAAGTTATCTTAAAATCGTAGAATGTTATGTATTTTTAACATTATTAAAAAAGCTAAAacgtcatctattttgagacgGAGGGGATATACACAAATTGGGAGGAACTAGTATGGCCTTTAATTTGTTCACATTTCTATATATGGTCTGAAATATGGTTGGCTGGTTAGATGTAGTTCAATACATACTTCTTTCGATCATAAATTTTGAACAAGATTCGGTTAAACTATTAATAGT from Phragmites australis chromosome 8, lpPhrAust1.1, whole genome shotgun sequence includes:
- the LOC133927616 gene encoding uncharacterized protein LOC133927616 translates to MAWGTVNQVDETPMESIPVIRDYPNVFPEELPGKTIPTAILTRIMRLALPPNAKVTGDAKDAMDRSVKEFAAAVTWTAVQECRRDRRVTVTGDDLIVAMGSLGLGDYVGPLRAYLRRYRETVGVMPRGRQTVLLPAPAAMMTVEVEMQPPPPETSLALSLGLQPPQDVTELGLDADVYAVWPGAAGAGTSRMPPAGGEE